From Microbacterium sp. YJN-G, a single genomic window includes:
- a CDS encoding aldehyde dehydrogenase family protein, producing the protein MSFLEYAPAPESKAILNLKDSYGLFIDGEFVEGGGSAFHTISPADESRIAEVASASDEDVDRAVAAARRAYDKVWSKMSGRDRGKYLFRIARLVQERARELAVAESLDNGKPIKESRDVDVPLVAAWFFYYAGWADKLDYAGLGANPRALGVAGQIIPWNFPLLMLAWKIAPALAAGNTVVLKPAETTPLTALIFAEILQQADLPAGVVNIITGAGATGATLVRHPDVDKVAFTGSTGVGRDIAKAIAGTDKRVTLELGGKAANIVFDDAPIDQAVEGIVNGIFFNQGHVCCAGSRLLVQESIHDEVIDRLKHRLSTLRLGDPLDKNTDIGAINSAAQLDRIRELSDIGEAEGAERWTADCAIPEKGFWFAPTIFTGVEASHRIARDEVFGPVLSVLTFRTPAEAIAKANNTPYGLSAGIWSDKGSRILAVADRLRAGVVWANTFNRFDPSSPFGGYKESGYGREGGRHGLTAYLKGASA; encoded by the coding sequence ATGTCTTTCCTGGAGTACGCTCCCGCCCCCGAATCGAAGGCGATCCTCAACCTCAAGGACAGCTACGGCCTGTTCATCGACGGCGAGTTCGTCGAAGGAGGAGGATCCGCCTTCCACACCATCTCGCCCGCCGACGAAAGCCGCATCGCCGAGGTCGCCTCGGCATCAGATGAGGACGTCGACCGCGCCGTCGCCGCCGCCCGCCGCGCCTACGACAAGGTGTGGTCGAAGATGAGCGGACGCGACCGCGGCAAGTACCTGTTCCGCATCGCGCGCCTCGTGCAGGAGCGCGCGCGAGAGCTGGCCGTGGCCGAGAGCCTCGACAACGGCAAGCCCATCAAGGAGAGCCGCGACGTCGACGTGCCGCTGGTGGCCGCGTGGTTCTTCTACTACGCGGGCTGGGCCGACAAGCTCGACTACGCCGGACTCGGCGCGAACCCGCGCGCGCTGGGCGTGGCCGGGCAGATCATCCCGTGGAACTTCCCGCTGCTTATGCTGGCGTGGAAGATCGCCCCGGCTCTCGCCGCCGGCAACACGGTGGTGCTCAAGCCCGCCGAGACCACCCCGCTGACCGCGCTGATCTTCGCCGAGATCCTGCAGCAGGCCGACCTGCCCGCCGGCGTGGTGAACATCATCACCGGCGCCGGGGCCACCGGTGCGACGCTGGTGCGCCACCCCGACGTCGACAAGGTCGCCTTCACCGGATCCACCGGCGTCGGCCGCGACATCGCGAAGGCGATCGCCGGCACCGACAAGCGTGTCACGCTCGAGCTCGGCGGCAAGGCCGCGAACATCGTGTTCGACGACGCTCCCATCGATCAGGCCGTCGAGGGCATCGTCAACGGCATCTTCTTCAACCAGGGGCACGTGTGCTGCGCGGGCAGCCGGCTGCTCGTGCAGGAGTCGATCCACGACGAGGTCATCGACCGGCTCAAGCACCGCCTGTCGACCCTTCGCCTGGGCGACCCGCTCGACAAGAACACCGACATCGGTGCGATCAACTCGGCGGCCCAGCTGGACCGCATCCGCGAGCTCAGCGACATCGGTGAGGCCGAGGGCGCCGAGCGCTGGACGGCCGACTGCGCCATCCCCGAGAAGGGCTTCTGGTTCGCCCCGACGATCTTCACCGGCGTCGAGGCCTCGCACCGCATCGCGCGCGACGAGGTGTTCGGCCCCGTGCTGTCGGTGCTGACCTTCCGCACGCCGGCCGAGGCGATCGCCAAGGCGAACAACACCCCCTACGGGCTGTCCGCCGGCATCTGGAGCGACAAGGGATCCCGCATCCTCGCCGTCGCCGACCGGCTGCGCGCCGGCGTGGTGTGGGCGAACACCTTCAACCGCTTCGATCCGTCGAGCCCGTTCGGCGGCTACAAGGAATCCGGCTACGGCCGGGAGGGCGGCCGCCACGGCCTGACCGCATACCTCAAGGGAGCATCGGCATGA
- the deoC gene encoding deoxyribose-phosphate aldolase — protein MTTTELSRRGAGRRTAVDVLGGEPDDATLRRFLHGLPGVDAVGLEQRAAGLGTRSIKTSSKAWALDKIISLIDLTTLEGADTAGKVRSLVAKAKTPDASDPSTPLVAAVCVYGDMVGHAVEALGALHGDPDEGRISVAAVATAFPSGRSSIDIKLADTAEAVAAGADEIDMVIDRGAFLEGRYGFVFDQIARVKQACRREDGSYASLKVIMETGELNTYDNIKRASWLSILAGGDFIKTSTGKVQPAATLPTTLLMLETVRDWHGATGEKIGVKPAGGIRSSKDAIKYLVTVAETAGEEWLQPHLFRFGASSLLNDVLLQRQKITTGHYSGPDYVTID, from the coding sequence GTGACCACCACAGAACTGAGCCGTCGAGGCGCGGGCCGCCGCACGGCCGTCGACGTGCTGGGCGGTGAGCCCGACGACGCGACCCTGCGCCGATTCCTGCACGGCCTTCCCGGCGTCGACGCGGTCGGGCTCGAGCAGCGTGCCGCAGGCCTGGGCACCCGCTCGATCAAGACCAGCTCGAAGGCGTGGGCGCTCGACAAGATCATCTCGCTGATCGACCTCACCACCCTCGAAGGTGCCGACACGGCCGGCAAGGTGCGTTCGCTCGTCGCCAAGGCGAAGACCCCGGATGCCTCCGACCCGAGCACCCCGCTCGTCGCCGCCGTCTGCGTATACGGCGACATGGTCGGCCACGCCGTGGAGGCGCTCGGTGCCCTGCACGGAGACCCCGATGAGGGCCGGATCTCCGTCGCCGCCGTCGCGACCGCCTTCCCGTCGGGCCGCTCCTCGATCGACATCAAGCTCGCCGACACGGCCGAGGCGGTCGCCGCGGGTGCCGACGAGATCGACATGGTCATCGACCGCGGTGCGTTCCTCGAGGGTCGCTACGGCTTCGTCTTCGACCAGATCGCCCGGGTCAAGCAGGCCTGCCGTCGCGAGGACGGCAGCTACGCCTCGCTGAAGGTCATCATGGAGACCGGCGAGCTGAACACGTACGACAACATCAAGCGCGCCTCGTGGCTGTCGATTCTCGCCGGCGGCGACTTCATCAAGACGTCCACCGGCAAGGTGCAGCCCGCAGCCACCCTGCCCACCACGCTTCTCATGCTCGAGACGGTGCGCGACTGGCACGGCGCCACGGGCGAGAAGATCGGCGTGAAGCCCGCCGGCGGCATCCGCTCGTCGAAGGACGCCATCAAATACCTCGTCACCGTCGCCGAGACGGCCGGGGAGGAGTGGCTCCAGCCGCACCTGTTCCGCTTCGGCGCGTCGAGCCTGCTCAACGACGTGCTGCTTCAGCGCCAGAAGATCACGACCGGCCACTACTCCGGTCCCGACTACGTGACCATCGACTAG
- a CDS encoding sugar-binding transcriptional regulator produces MDDELLMVRVAELSYDENKTQDEIGALLGISRWKVGRLLVHARERGIVRIEIVHPRARRLAVERALVERFGLKDAVVVPAPDEPGAVLERVTRAAADLLAALRPVPRTLAVSWGRTLTAIAEVLPDGWAHGVTVVQANGGVSLNRRSGGAASVAVTIAQRGAGQAVLLPSPAILERVETKLAIEADRTVAAILDQAAHAGTFLFTAGPCDPTSAHVENGYLEAEDVIELARRGAVGDVLGRYIDAEGNIVDPELDARTVGIDLERLRSADRSIFVTAGAAKHDIARTVVSTGLCSVLVTDETTAQALLEET; encoded by the coding sequence GTGGATGACGAACTGCTGATGGTGCGCGTAGCCGAGCTCTCCTATGACGAGAACAAGACGCAGGACGAGATCGGCGCACTCCTGGGCATCTCACGCTGGAAGGTCGGGCGGCTGCTCGTCCACGCACGCGAGCGCGGGATCGTGCGCATCGAGATCGTGCACCCGCGTGCCCGCCGGCTCGCCGTCGAGCGCGCCCTCGTCGAGCGCTTCGGCCTGAAGGATGCCGTCGTCGTGCCCGCGCCGGATGAGCCCGGTGCCGTACTCGAGCGCGTCACCCGCGCCGCCGCCGACCTGCTCGCAGCTCTCCGCCCCGTGCCCCGTACCCTCGCGGTCAGCTGGGGGCGCACACTCACGGCGATCGCCGAGGTCCTGCCGGACGGCTGGGCGCACGGCGTCACCGTGGTGCAGGCCAACGGCGGAGTGAGCCTGAACCGCCGCTCGGGAGGTGCGGCATCCGTCGCCGTGACCATCGCCCAGCGCGGTGCCGGCCAGGCGGTGCTGCTGCCGAGCCCCGCGATCCTCGAGCGCGTCGAGACCAAGCTCGCCATCGAGGCCGACCGCACCGTGGCGGCCATCCTCGACCAGGCGGCCCACGCCGGCACGTTCCTGTTCACCGCCGGACCCTGCGACCCGACCTCGGCGCATGTCGAGAACGGCTACCTCGAGGCCGAGGACGTCATCGAGCTCGCGCGCCGTGGCGCCGTGGGTGACGTGCTCGGGCGGTACATCGACGCGGAGGGCAACATCGTCGACCCCGAACTCGACGCCCGCACCGTCGGCATCGACCTCGAACGACTCCGTTCGGCGGACCGATCCATCTTCGTCACCGCGGGGGCCGCCAAGCACGACATCGCGCGTACAGTCGTCAGCACCGGCCTGTGCAGCGTCCTGGTGACCGACGAGACCACAGCACAAGCACTCTTGGAGGAGACGTGA
- a CDS encoding ATP-dependent Clp protease proteolytic subunit, whose translation MYTPTFRAAGNLLAGQQMPSSRYILPQFEERTAYGFKRQDPYNKLFEDRVIFLGVQVDDASADDVMAQLLVLESQDSERDITMYINSPGGSFTAMTAIYDTMQYVAPQIQTVVLGQAASAASVLLAAGAPGKRLALPNARVLMHQPAMGEAGHGQASDIEIQAAEILRMRTWLEETMAKHTGKPVEQVNRDIDRDKILSANEALEYGIVDQVLTSRKRG comes from the coding sequence ATGTACACCCCCACCTTCCGCGCCGCCGGCAACCTGCTGGCCGGCCAGCAGATGCCCTCCAGCCGCTACATCCTCCCGCAGTTCGAGGAGCGCACCGCCTACGGCTTCAAGCGCCAGGACCCGTACAACAAGCTGTTCGAAGACCGCGTGATCTTCCTCGGCGTGCAGGTCGACGACGCCTCTGCCGACGATGTGATGGCACAGCTGCTCGTGCTCGAGAGCCAGGACTCCGAGCGCGACATCACGATGTACATCAACTCGCCCGGCGGCTCGTTCACCGCGATGACGGCGATCTACGACACCATGCAGTACGTGGCGCCGCAGATCCAGACCGTCGTGCTCGGGCAGGCCGCGTCGGCGGCATCCGTGCTGCTGGCCGCCGGTGCACCCGGCAAGCGTCTCGCCCTGCCCAACGCCCGCGTGCTCATGCACCAGCCGGCGATGGGTGAGGCCGGGCACGGCCAGGCATCCGACATCGAGATCCAGGCGGCGGAGATCCTTCGCATGCGCACCTGGCTTGAGGAGACCATGGCCAAGCACACCGGAAAGCCCGTCGAGCAGGTCAACCGCGACATCGACCGCGACAAGATCCTCTCGGCCAACGAGGCACTCGAGTACGGCATCGTCGACCAGGTGCTCACCTCGCGCAAGCGCGGCTGA
- a CDS encoding ATP-dependent Clp protease proteolytic subunit, with protein MAEPLMATSVFDRLLKDRIIWLGSEVRDENANEICAKILLLAAEDPDKDIYLYINSPGGSITAGMAIYDTMQFVPNDIVTVGIGMAASMGQLLLTSGTKGKRYITPNARVLLHQPHGGFGGTSSDIQTQAQLILSMKKRLAEITAGQTGKSVEQINADGDRDRWFTADEALEYGFVDHIREHASDVHGGGGTGADK; from the coding sequence ATGGCTGAACCCCTGATGGCGACGAGCGTCTTCGACAGGCTGCTGAAGGATCGCATCATCTGGCTGGGCTCTGAGGTGCGCGATGAGAACGCGAATGAGATCTGCGCGAAGATCCTCCTTCTCGCCGCCGAGGATCCCGATAAGGACATCTACCTCTACATCAACTCGCCCGGCGGCTCGATCACCGCGGGCATGGCCATCTACGACACCATGCAGTTCGTCCCGAACGACATCGTCACGGTCGGCATCGGCATGGCCGCGTCGATGGGCCAGCTGCTGCTGACCAGCGGCACCAAGGGCAAGCGCTACATCACGCCGAACGCCCGCGTGCTGCTGCACCAGCCGCACGGCGGCTTCGGCGGTACCTCCAGCGACATCCAGACGCAGGCGCAGCTGATCCTCTCGATGAAGAAGCGTCTCGCCGAGATCACCGCGGGGCAGACCGGCAAGAGCGTCGAGCAGATCAACGCCGATGGTGACCGCGACCGCTGGTTCACCGCCGACGAGGCTCTCGAGTACGGATTCGTCGACCACATCCGCGAGCATGCCAGTGACGTGCACGGCGGCGGCGGCACCGGCGCGGACAAGTAA
- a CDS encoding tetratricopeptide repeat protein has translation MTDPGDRFEAVWSDASLSDHERIARIDELAAACDDEARAVFERAGARDSAGLETEAEPLYRRALELGLPEQLRAQAVIQLASTLRNLGRVAESLDLLRAERERGGALDDAVAAFQALSLASAGDPLAATSIALQALAPHLPRYTRAVSAYARELHPPR, from the coding sequence ATGACTGACCCAGGTGACCGTTTCGAGGCGGTCTGGAGCGACGCGTCGCTCAGCGACCACGAGCGCATCGCGCGGATCGACGAGCTCGCCGCCGCGTGCGACGACGAGGCGCGGGCGGTATTCGAGCGCGCCGGTGCGAGGGACTCCGCGGGCCTCGAGACCGAGGCCGAGCCGCTGTACCGGCGTGCGCTGGAGCTCGGTCTGCCCGAGCAGCTGCGCGCTCAGGCCGTCATCCAGCTCGCCAGCACCCTGCGCAACCTCGGCCGCGTCGCCGAGAGTCTCGATCTGCTGCGAGCCGAGCGCGAGCGCGGCGGTGCTCTCGACGATGCCGTCGCCGCCTTCCAGGCGCTCTCGCTCGCCTCCGCTGGTGACCCGCTCGCAGCGACGTCGATCGCGCTGCAGGCGCTTGCTCCGCACCTGCCCCGCTACACGCGGGCGGTCTCGGCCTACGCGAGGGAGCTGCACCCGCCACGCTGA
- the tig gene encoding trigger factor — MANSTVEKLSPTRVKLSITVTPEDLKPSIEHAYEHIAQDVQIPGFRKGKVPAPIIDQRIGRGAVIEHAVNEGLDKFFREAAAEHGIRMVGRPAADITQWPNEKDFSGDLLVDVEVDVRPEIELPSFDDITITVDAVETDDAAIDAELDGLRARFGTLIPVDRPAAKGDFVELDLVATIDGAEIDRADGVSYEVGSGELLEGIDEAIDSLTAGEQTTFRSKLVGGDHAGEEAEVSVTVKAVKERELPEADDDFAQMASEFDTVAELRASLAERVGQQGVFTQGAAARDQLIETLLEKVEIPVPAQLIEDEVHNHLESENRLEDDEHRAEVAEASEKQFRTQVLLDTIAEGANVQVSQEELSQYLIQSAAQYGMAPQEFVEALQGAGQLPALVGEVARNKALASVLGKVKIVDSNGKPVDLSEFIGDADDEAEAEEAPAEEKPAKKAPAKKKAPAKKDDAEKTDDAEAEKKPAKKAPAKKAAAKKDEAEKAE; from the coding sequence ATGGCCAACAGCACCGTCGAGAAGCTGTCCCCGACTCGGGTGAAGCTCAGCATCACGGTCACCCCTGAGGACCTCAAGCCCAGCATCGAGCACGCTTACGAGCACATCGCTCAGGACGTGCAGATCCCCGGCTTCCGCAAGGGCAAGGTCCCCGCGCCGATCATCGATCAGCGCATCGGCCGCGGTGCGGTCATCGAGCACGCGGTCAACGAGGGGCTCGACAAGTTCTTCCGCGAGGCGGCCGCCGAGCACGGCATCCGCATGGTCGGTCGTCCCGCTGCCGACATCACCCAGTGGCCGAACGAGAAGGACTTCTCCGGTGACCTGCTCGTCGACGTGGAGGTCGACGTCCGTCCCGAGATCGAGCTGCCCTCGTTCGACGACATCACCATCACCGTCGACGCCGTCGAGACCGACGACGCCGCCATCGACGCCGAGCTCGACGGTCTGCGCGCCCGCTTCGGCACGCTGATCCCCGTCGACCGTCCGGCCGCGAAGGGCGACTTCGTCGAGCTCGACCTCGTCGCCACGATCGACGGCGCCGAGATCGACCGCGCAGACGGCGTCTCGTACGAGGTCGGCTCGGGCGAGCTGCTCGAGGGCATCGACGAGGCCATCGACTCGCTCACCGCCGGTGAGCAGACCACCTTCCGCTCGAAGCTCGTCGGCGGCGACCACGCCGGCGAGGAGGCCGAGGTCTCCGTCACGGTCAAGGCCGTCAAGGAGCGCGAGCTGCCCGAGGCCGACGACGACTTCGCGCAGATGGCCTCGGAGTTCGACACCGTCGCCGAGCTGCGCGCCAGCCTCGCCGAGCGCGTCGGCCAGCAGGGCGTCTTCACGCAGGGCGCCGCCGCTCGCGACCAGCTCATCGAGACGCTCCTCGAGAAGGTCGAGATCCCGGTCCCGGCTCAGCTCATCGAGGACGAGGTGCACAACCACCTCGAGTCCGAGAACCGTCTCGAGGACGACGAGCACCGCGCCGAGGTGGCCGAGGCCAGCGAGAAGCAGTTCCGCACGCAGGTGCTGCTCGACACGATCGCCGAGGGTGCGAACGTACAGGTCTCGCAGGAGGAGCTCAGCCAGTACCTGATCCAGTCGGCCGCGCAGTACGGCATGGCTCCGCAGGAGTTCGTCGAGGCCCTGCAGGGCGCCGGCCAGCTGCCCGCTCTCGTCGGCGAGGTCGCCCGCAACAAGGCGCTCGCCTCGGTGCTCGGCAAGGTCAAGATCGTCGACAGCAACGGCAAGCCGGTCGACCTGTCCGAGTTCATCGGCGACGCCGACGACGAGGCGGAGGCCGAGGAGGCTCCCGCCGAGGAGAAGCCCGCCAAGAAGGCTCCGGCCAAGAAGAAGGCTCCGGCGAAGAAAGACGACGCCGAGAAGACTGACGACGCCGAGGCGGAGAAGAAGCCGGCCAAGAAGGCTCCGGCCAAGAAGGCCGCCGCGAAGAAGGACGAGGCCGAGAAGGCCGAGTGA
- a CDS encoding RNA polymerase-binding protein RbpA — translation MATGGNAIRGTRVGSGPMGEQDHGYHADRIAVSYWDGLGNETVRHFAAGLPEEEIPDTIDHPHSGLPAGRDRENPPALAKAEPYKTHLAYVKERRTDEEAEQLLEDALTQLRERRGQA, via the coding sequence ATGGCCACGGGAGGAAACGCGATCCGCGGCACGCGGGTCGGATCGGGCCCCATGGGGGAGCAGGACCACGGCTACCACGCCGACCGCATCGCGGTGTCCTACTGGGACGGCCTCGGCAACGAGACGGTGCGACACTTCGCCGCCGGCCTGCCTGAGGAGGAGATCCCCGACACGATCGATCACCCGCACTCCGGCCTTCCGGCCGGTCGTGACAGGGAGAACCCGCCGGCCCTCGCCAAGGCCGAGCCGTACAAGACGCACCTCGCCTACGTGAAGGAGCGTCGTACGGACGAGGAGGCCGAGCAGCTGCTCGAGGACGCCCTCACGCAGCTGCGCGAGCGTCGCGGTCAGGCCTGA
- the secG gene encoding preprotein translocase subunit SecG, with translation MVVLEFVLQVVLGVSSVLLTLLILLHKGRGGGLSDMFGGGMSATVGSSGLAERNLNRFTVILALVWFVVIVALGLITKFQVI, from the coding sequence GTGGTGGTTCTCGAGTTCGTCCTTCAGGTGGTGCTGGGTGTCAGCAGCGTCCTGCTGACACTCCTCATCCTTCTGCACAAGGGCCGCGGTGGCGGCCTGTCCGACATGTTCGGCGGCGGCATGTCCGCGACCGTCGGCTCGTCGGGCCTCGCCGAGCGCAACCTCAACCGCTTCACGGTGATCCTCGCCCTGGTGTGGTTCGTGGTGATCGTCGCGCTCGGTCTGATCACGAAGTTCCAGGTGATCTGA
- the tpiA gene encoding triose-phosphate isomerase — protein sequence MAVNAATQNKRTPLIAGNWKMNLDHLQAVATVQKLHWTLKDAGHEGDSVEVAVFPPFTDIRSVQTLIDADKIPFALGAQDLSAHDSGAYTGEVSGAFLSKLGVQYVIIGHSERREYHSESDDIVAAKVKAALKHGLVPVICVGETAADLEEFGASAVPAGQLEKALDGVPASADIVVAYEPVWAIGSGQAATPAQAQEVCAELRKVIGRVLDDGAAARTRVLYGGSVKSGNIASFLREPDVDGALVGGASLVVDEFAAIVRFEKHVGV from the coding sequence ATGGCAGTGAACGCTGCGACCCAGAACAAGCGCACCCCGCTGATCGCGGGGAATTGGAAGATGAATCTCGACCACCTTCAGGCGGTCGCAACGGTGCAGAAGCTGCACTGGACGCTGAAGGATGCCGGGCACGAGGGCGATTCGGTCGAGGTGGCCGTGTTCCCGCCGTTCACCGACATCCGCTCGGTGCAGACGCTCATCGACGCCGACAAGATCCCCTTCGCACTCGGCGCGCAGGACCTGTCCGCGCACGACTCGGGCGCCTACACCGGCGAGGTGTCCGGGGCGTTCCTGTCCAAGCTGGGCGTGCAGTACGTCATCATCGGTCACTCCGAGCGGCGCGAGTACCACAGCGAGTCGGATGACATCGTCGCCGCGAAGGTCAAGGCCGCCCTCAAGCACGGACTGGTTCCGGTGATCTGCGTCGGCGAGACCGCCGCGGACCTCGAGGAGTTCGGCGCGAGCGCCGTGCCCGCGGGTCAGCTCGAGAAGGCTCTCGACGGGGTTCCGGCATCCGCCGACATCGTCGTGGCGTACGAGCCGGTCTGGGCCATCGGGTCCGGTCAGGCCGCGACGCCCGCCCAGGCGCAGGAGGTCTGCGCCGAGCTGCGCAAGGTGATCGGGCGCGTGCTCGACGACGGCGCGGCGGCACGCACGCGCGTGCTCTACGGCGGATCGGTGAAGTCGGGCAACATCGCCAGCTTCCTGCGGGAGCCCGACGTGGACGGCGCGCTGGTCGGCGGCGCGAGCCTCGTCGTCGACGAGTTCGCCGCGATCGTCCGCTTCGAGAAGCACGTCGGCGTGTGA
- a CDS encoding phosphoglycerate kinase, protein MTLRTLDSLGSLEGKRVIVRCDLNVPLRDGVITDDGRVRASLPTLNALINAGARVIVCSHLGRPDGAPDPQYSLEPVAQRLSELLGKPVAFARDTVGQSARDAVAGLEDGGVVVLENLRFNAGETAKDDTTRQEFAQELAALGDALVSDGFGVVHRKQASVYDLAQILPSAAGRLIATELDVLDRLTEKPERPYTVVLGGSKVSDKLGVISHLLPRVDRLLVGGGMLFTFLAAKGHAVASSLLEQDQLDTVRGYIAEAEERGVELILPTDVVVASAFAADAEHETVAADAIEQTSFGASGIGLDIGPETAARFADAIRDSKTVFWNGPMGVFEFPAFAAGTKAVAQALTKVDGLGVVGGGDSAAAVRQLGFPDDRFGHISTGGGASLEFLEGKKLPGLEVLGWQ, encoded by the coding sequence ATGACTCTGCGCACCCTGGACTCGCTGGGTTCACTCGAGGGCAAGCGCGTCATCGTCCGTTGTGACCTGAACGTCCCCCTGCGGGACGGGGTCATAACGGACGATGGTCGTGTCCGAGCCTCGCTGCCGACCCTGAACGCCCTGATCAACGCAGGCGCACGTGTGATCGTGTGCTCGCACCTGGGCCGCCCCGACGGGGCGCCCGACCCGCAGTACAGCCTCGAGCCGGTCGCGCAGCGACTGTCCGAGCTGCTCGGCAAGCCCGTCGCGTTCGCGCGCGACACCGTCGGCCAGTCCGCGCGTGACGCCGTCGCCGGCCTCGAGGACGGCGGCGTCGTCGTGCTCGAGAACCTGCGCTTCAACGCGGGTGAGACGGCCAAGGACGACACGACGCGCCAGGAGTTCGCCCAGGAGCTGGCGGCCCTCGGCGACGCACTGGTCTCCGACGGCTTCGGCGTGGTGCATCGCAAGCAGGCGAGCGTCTACGACCTGGCGCAGATCCTGCCCTCGGCCGCCGGACGCCTGATCGCCACCGAGCTCGACGTGCTCGACCGTCTCACCGAGAAGCCCGAGCGACCGTACACGGTGGTCCTGGGGGGTTCGAAGGTCAGCGACAAGCTCGGCGTGATCTCACACCTGCTGCCGCGCGTGGATCGCCTGCTGGTCGGCGGCGGCATGCTGTTCACGTTCCTCGCCGCGAAGGGCCACGCCGTGGCGTCGAGCCTGCTCGAGCAGGACCAGCTCGACACGGTGCGCGGCTACATCGCCGAGGCCGAGGAGCGGGGCGTGGAGCTCATCCTGCCCACCGACGTGGTCGTCGCCTCCGCGTTCGCCGCGGATGCCGAGCACGAGACGGTCGCCGCGGATGCCATCGAGCAGACCTCGTTCGGCGCCTCCGGCATCGGACTCGACATCGGCCCGGAGACGGCGGCGCGCTTCGCCGACGCCATCCGCGACTCGAAGACGGTGTTCTGGAACGGCCCGATGGGCGTGTTCGAGTTCCCGGCGTTCGCGGCGGGCACCAAGGCCGTCGCTCAGGCGCTGACCAAGGTCGACGGCCTCGGCGTCGTCGGCGGCGGCGACTCCGCCGCCGCGGTGCGGCAGCTCGGATTCCCCGACGACCGGTTCGGTCACATCTCGACGGGCGGCGGCGCGAGCCTGGAGTTCCTCGAAGGCAAGAAGCTACCCGGACTGGAGGTCCTCGGATGGCAGTGA
- the gap gene encoding type I glyceraldehyde-3-phosphate dehydrogenase, whose protein sequence is MSVKIGINGFGRIGRNFLRAALAQNADLEIVAVNDLTDNAALAHLLKYDSVGGPLGVEVSHEGDVITVDGKAIKVFEERDPAALPWGELGVDIVIESTGRFTKAADASKHIAGGAKKVIISAPGTDVDGTFVMGVNEDTYDSATMNVISNASCTTNCLAPLAKVFNDTFGIERGFMMTAHAYTADQNLQDGPHSDLRRARAAAINIVPASTGAAKAIGLVLPELNGKLSGSSYRVPVPTGSIVDLTIISERDDLTVDEINAAYRAAAAEGRLNGILQYTEDPIVSSDIQLNAHSSIFDAELTNVSGNLVKVSSWYDNEWGYSNRLVDLTEYVAERL, encoded by the coding sequence GTGTCTGTCAAGATCGGTATCAACGGCTTCGGTCGTATCGGGCGTAATTTCCTCCGCGCGGCTCTCGCGCAGAACGCAGACCTCGAGATCGTCGCGGTCAACGACCTCACCGACAATGCCGCGCTCGCGCACCTCCTGAAGTACGACTCCGTGGGCGGCCCCCTCGGCGTGGAGGTCTCGCACGAGGGTGATGTCATCACCGTCGACGGCAAGGCCATCAAGGTCTTCGAGGAGCGCGACCCCGCCGCCCTGCCCTGGGGCGAGCTCGGCGTGGACATCGTCATCGAGTCGACCGGACGCTTCACCAAGGCGGCCGACGCCTCCAAGCACATCGCCGGCGGCGCCAAGAAGGTCATCATCTCGGCCCCCGGCACCGACGTCGACGGCACCTTCGTCATGGGCGTGAACGAGGACACCTACGACTCGGCCACCATGAACGTCATCTCGAACGCGTCGTGCACCACGAACTGCCTCGCGCCGCTGGCCAAGGTCTTCAACGACACCTTCGGCATCGAGCGCGGCTTCATGATGACCGCGCACGCGTACACCGCCGACCAGAACCTGCAGGACGGCCCGCACAGCGACCTGCGCCGCGCCCGCGCCGCAGCCATCAACATCGTTCCCGCCTCGACCGGTGCCGCCAAGGCCATCGGCCTGGTCCTGCCCGAGCTCAACGGCAAGCTGAGCGGCTCCTCGTACCGCGTGCCGGTCCCCACCGGCTCGATCGTCGACCTCACGATCATCTCCGAGCGCGACGACCTCACCGTCGACGAGATCAACGCGGCCTACCGCGCTGCCGCCGCCGAGGGACGCCTGAACGGCATCCTGCAGTACACCGAGGACCCGATCGTCTCCAGCGACATCCAGCTCAACGCGCACTCGTCGATCTTCGACGCCGAGCTGACCAACGTCAGCGGCAACCTGGTCAAGGTCTCGAGCTGGTACGACAACGAGTGGGGCTACTCCAACCGTCTCGTCGACCTCACCGAGTACGTGGCCGAGCGCCTCTAA